In Mycobacteriales bacterium, the genomic stretch CGCGCTCGCGCCCGGCTTCAAGGCGGTCGACCGGCGGATGTGGAAGCGCTACTCCTACGTGCTCGCCAACAGCCAGGAGACCGCGCACCGCATCGAGCGGGCCGGGCTGCCCGCCGAGGAGATCGAGGTGCTGCACCCGGGCGTCGACCTGGAGCAGTTCACGCTGCACCCGACGCTGCCGCGCGAGAACTTCTTCCTCGTCGCCGGCCGCATCATGTGGGAGAAGCGCATCGAGCTGGCGATCCAGGCGCTGCGCGTCGCGCGTCAGAACGGCATGGACGCCTCGATGGTGGTGGCCGGCGGCGTCGACAGCAAGAGCCGGCCGTACCTGCAGACGTTGCGCCAGCACGCGGCGGGCCTGCCGGTCGAGTTCCTGATCCACCCGAGCGACGAAGAGCTCGCCTCGCTCTACGCCCGGTGCATGGCGGTCGTGTTCACCGCGCCCAACGAGGACTGGGGGATCGTGCCGCTCGAGGCGATGGCCTCGGGTGCGCCGGTGCTCGCCGTCGACGCCGGTGGGCCGCGCGAGAGCGTGATCCACAACGTCACCGGCTGGCTGCTGCCGCCCACGCCGTGGGCCTTCGCGGAGCAGATGAGCATCGTTGCCGCCGACGGGCCGAACGGGCGGCTGGTCTCGCGTCGCGCGACGCGCCGTCGCGCTCAGCAGTTCGCCGCAGAGGCCTTCGTACGCCGGCTCGACGACGTCATGGAGGAGGTCGTCCTCAACGGCGGCGTGGCCCGGCCGATCCTGCCGGTAGCGAAGCTGCCAGTTGCCGCCCCACGTCTTGCCAAGACCGCTTCGGAGGAGTCGCGGGGCTGAGCCGGTCGAGCAGCCCATCCCGCAGCGCCGCCGCCCACGCGGCCACGTCACCCGGCGGTACCACTCTGGCGGTGCCGGCCGTGCTCTCCCGCAGCGCGGGGATGTCGCTGACGAGCGCCGGAGTGCCGCACGACATCGCCTCCAGCGGCGGCAGCCCGAACCCCTCGTACCGGCTCGGGTAGAGCAGCACCTTCGCGCCGGTGAGCAGCGCGACCAGGTCGTCGTCGCCGGCATGGCCGATCGTGCGCACCCGCGGGGCGTCGGGCAGGTGCACCGGCGCGAACGTCGGGTGGCCCGAGCCGACCAGCACCAGGTCGTGCTGCAGCTCGTCGACGACGGCTCGGTGGGCCGCGACCGCCGTCGCCGCGTCCTTGCGCGGGTCGGCCCAGCCGACCAGCAACGCATAGTCCTCGGTGAGTCCGAAGCTGTCGCGGACCCGGGCAACCTCGGCCGGCGAGGCAGGCCGGAACCGTTCGTCGACGGCCGGCGGCACCACCGTGATGCGGTCGCGGGCCACGCCGTGCGCGGCGAGCTCGTCGCCGACGGCGGCGGACACCGTGATGACCTGACGTGCCCGTCGCGCCGCGACCAGCACCGTGCGCGCGTAGAGCCGCATCGATCCGGCGAACCAGTGCGGTCCGACGGCGGCGGCGAGGTCGTGGACGACGACGACGCCCGGGCGGGCGACCGGCGCGGTGTTGGTCAGCGACCAGATGGTGCTGCCG encodes the following:
- a CDS encoding glycosyltransferase family 1 protein — its product is MTGLVVDGRFLTARPTGLHRVARGFLVAARDAGVEFEVWTPGRVDDPLADRALPVPNGRIGGRLWEQVVLPAAARGSTIWSLTNTAPVARPGVVVVHDLAAAVGPHWFAGSMRLYARTVLVAARRARQVITVSAAVGDELAAHGVARDRITVVPPAVDERFRPASPAEVARVRDSFGLTEDYALLVGWADPRKDAATAVAAHRAVVDELQHDLVLVGSGHPTFAPVHLPDAPRVRTIGHAGDDDLVALLTGAKVLLYPSRYEGFGLPPLEAMSCGTPALVSDIPALRESTAGTARVVPPGDVAAWAAALRDGLLDRLSPATPPKRSWQDVGRQLAASLPAGSAGPRRR
- a CDS encoding glycosyltransferase yields the protein MKLALYHPWIYVTGGIERTLHEIASRSRHDWTLYTHHYDSAGTFPGLRDARIVVLEPQVSVRRALPALAQAAYRISRTELPLHDEQGLLVSSEGLGDFVVARNDLPTVCYCHTPLKILHDPVTRQALRSRSLRKYAALLALAPGFKAVDRRMWKRYSYVLANSQETAHRIERAGLPAEEIEVLHPGVDLEQFTLHPTLPRENFFLVAGRIMWEKRIELAIQALRVARQNGMDASMVVAGGVDSKSRPYLQTLRQHAAGLPVEFLIHPSDEELASLYARCMAVVFTAPNEDWGIVPLEAMASGAPVLAVDAGGPRESVIHNVTGWLLPPTPWAFAEQMSIVAADGPNGRLVSRRATRRRAQQFAAEAFVRRLDDVMEEVVLNGGVARPILPVAKLPVAAPRLAKTASEESRG